Proteins found in one Anabas testudineus chromosome 1, fAnaTes1.2, whole genome shotgun sequence genomic segment:
- the LOC113161333 gene encoding interleukin-8-like encodes MQKMMSSRVIVVAVVVLLTSLAVSEGMSLRSMGVELHCRCIKTESKPIGRHIEKVELIPANSHCEETEVIATLKSTGLQVCLDPHAPWVKKVIQKILANKPQ; translated from the exons atgcagaaaatgatgaGCAGCAGAGtcattgttgttgctgttgtggtGCTCCTGACTTCCCTCGCAGTCAGCGAAG GAATGAGCCTGCGAAGCATGGGAGTGGAGCTGCACTGCCGCTGCATTAAAACAGAGAGCAAACCCATCGGCCGCCACATCGAGAAGGTGGAACTGATTCCTGCCAACTCTCACTGCGAGGAAACTGAAGTCAT TGCCACACTGAAATCAACAGGCCTACAGGTCTGCCTAGACCCCCACGCCCCGTGGGTGAAGAAGGTGATTCAGAAGATCCTGGCCAA caaaCCACAGTGA